CGAGCGCCAGCAGAAGGGCATCGCCGACACCAACCGGCGCATCACCGAGCTGGACAAGACCATTGGCGAGGTGAAGAACATCAACGCCCGCAAGGTCGAGGTGGAGAAGAAGCTGGCGGTGCTGGACGAGCTGCGCAAGGGCCGCTCCGGCCCGGTGCGGCTGCTCGACGCCCTGGCCACCTCGCTGCCCAAGAAGGCGTGGATCAACACCTTCAACGAGGAGCGCGGCAGCGTGAAGCTGCAGGGCTCGGCCGTCAGCCATGACGACGTGGCCGAGCTGATGCGCAACCTCAACAGCATGGTCTGGACGCCCAAGGGTATCGGCCGCCTGGTGGAGCAGCGCCGCGAGGCCAAGACGTCCCGCGTGGAGCTGGTGGCGGCGGACGTCGCCATCGAGGAGTTCCCCGTCAACGACATCAAGCCCTTCTTCAGCAACGTCGACCTGAAGAGCACCCAGCAGAAGAACAGCGCGGCCAAGCCGGGTGACGTGGCGACGGTGGACTTCGACATCACCCTCACCGCCAACTACGCCATCTAAGGAGCCGACAAGCCATGGACAAGTACCTGGATAGGATCGTCAAGGCTCCTCCCGCGGTGAAGTTCGGCGGGCTGGCGGCCGCGGTGGTGTTGATGACCGCCGCCAACTTCTTCTTCGTCATCCAGCCGCTCGAGGAGAACATGGAGCGGTTGCGCGCCGAGCAGCGCCGGTTGGATCTGGACCTCGCCGAGAAGAGCGAGATCGCCCAGAACCTCAACGAGCGTCGGCGCGAGATGGACGTGCTGGAGCAGCGGCTGGCCGAGGCCCTCACCGAGCTGCCCGAGAACAAGGACGTCGAGGAGCTGCTCTCTCAGCTCAACGACATCGGCAAGAAGTCGGGGCTGGCCATCGCCCGCGTGGAGCCGGGCCCCGAGACGGTGGGCGGCGGTGACTTCTTCGCGCGCATCCCCATCAAGATGCAGGTGAGCGGCAACTACCATGAGATCGCCATGTTCCTGCAGGAAGTGGCGAACATGCGGCGCATCGTGAACGTGAACAACATCAAGCTCGATGGCGCCAAGTTGAAGAACGAGAAGGTGGTCCTCCAGAGTTCCTTCCTGGCCACCACCTTCCGGTTCGTCAATACGAAGAGCGCGCCGTCGAAGGATTCCAAGAAGAAGTAGATGAACTCCATTCGGAAACTTGATCGGTCCTGCAAATGGGGCGACAAGGGGACCAGAGGATGAAGACGTTCCAATCCATGTTCATCTCGGGGGCATTGGCCCTCGCGCTCACCGGTTGCGGCGAGGAGCCCCCTCCGCCGGCGCCCGCCACTCCGCGCCCGCCGAGCGCCGCGTCCCAGAAGGACAAGGCCGCGGAGACGCCG
This is a stretch of genomic DNA from Archangium violaceum. It encodes these proteins:
- a CDS encoding PilN domain-containing protein; this encodes MMIRINLLPVRAKATQSMGRQILVLFAVVLIGALVGNFFWYSDRDSVVERQQKGIADTNRRITELDKTIGEVKNINARKVEVEKKLAVLDELRKGRSGPVRLLDALATSLPKKAWINTFNEERGSVKLQGSAVSHDDVAELMRNLNSMVWTPKGIGRLVEQRREAKTSRVELVAADVAIEEFPVNDIKPFFSNVDLKSTQQKNSAAKPGDVATVDFDITLTANYAI
- a CDS encoding type 4a pilus biogenesis protein PilO; translated protein: MDKYLDRIVKAPPAVKFGGLAAAVVLMTAANFFFVIQPLEENMERLRAEQRRLDLDLAEKSEIAQNLNERRREMDVLEQRLAEALTELPENKDVEELLSQLNDIGKKSGLAIARVEPGPETVGGGDFFARIPIKMQVSGNYHEIAMFLQEVANMRRIVNVNNIKLDGAKLKNEKVVLQSSFLATTFRFVNTKSAPSKDSKKK